A genomic window from Haladaptatus caseinilyticus includes:
- a CDS encoding Na+/H+ antiporter NhaC family protein: MALDQINAGWLSIVPALLAISLAWYSRDAIIGLFVGVAGAGAVYGALKPASAGVPSDMIGGVFGHLLGAIFGLKHVPTLIATSPLFSDSWYVENVLLAIFAIGGMIGLMIRSGAIQGVLEALAARADSPADAEKAAFLAGIIVHIDDYFNCLVVGSMMRPLTDKYNVSRAKLAYYVDSAGSPAARLAFYSTWGVALIGFIGSGLESAHSQNILPAYMSGYVVQNGDKAQAATDQIWPLFFNSLAFGFYSWTALIVAALVAWQVVPNIFTMGDEEARARNGGGVVGDDHDPMISREMDEYEIADTATPDWRNFAIPIATMIVVGLGAMFWRGSPVISTPEMNTLFSLGGYDLILPAGGKWSFNIGGIQLGLASFSALVVAFVLYRLKGDIPSNKDATEAMTRGFKGILLAAVILMFASSIQNAVTVLGISKFVTNWFTGVPAFLVPVALFAVTSMVSFSDGSSWATYGIMFPIAIPVAFSTGANLPLVMGAVFSGGIFGDHSSPISDTTVLASSTSGSDHLVHVKTQIPYALICATVAGTLFLLLGFVLPESFRIFPY; encoded by the coding sequence ATGGCTCTCGATCAAATCAACGCGGGTTGGCTATCCATCGTTCCGGCCCTGCTGGCGATTAGCCTCGCGTGGTATTCACGCGACGCTATCATCGGCCTTTTCGTCGGTGTTGCGGGGGCAGGGGCGGTTTACGGCGCACTGAAGCCCGCCTCTGCGGGTGTTCCTTCGGATATGATTGGGGGTGTGTTCGGCCACCTCCTCGGCGCGATATTCGGCTTGAAACACGTCCCGACCCTCATCGCGACTTCCCCACTCTTTTCCGACTCGTGGTACGTCGAAAACGTCCTGCTCGCAATCTTCGCCATCGGCGGCATGATCGGACTGATGATTCGCTCCGGCGCGATTCAGGGCGTTCTCGAAGCCCTGGCGGCACGAGCGGACTCACCCGCAGACGCGGAGAAAGCGGCGTTTCTCGCGGGTATCATCGTCCACATCGACGATTATTTCAACTGCCTCGTGGTCGGGTCGATGATGCGCCCGCTGACGGACAAGTACAACGTCTCGCGGGCGAAACTCGCCTACTACGTTGACAGCGCCGGGAGTCCGGCGGCCCGCCTCGCATTCTACTCGACGTGGGGTGTCGCACTCATCGGCTTCATCGGCAGCGGTCTCGAATCGGCCCATTCCCAGAACATCCTACCCGCGTACATGAGTGGCTATGTCGTCCAAAACGGCGACAAGGCGCAGGCTGCGACCGACCAAATCTGGCCGCTGTTCTTCAACAGTCTCGCGTTCGGGTTCTACTCGTGGACGGCGCTCATCGTCGCTGCGCTGGTTGCGTGGCAGGTGGTTCCCAACATCTTCACCATGGGCGACGAGGAAGCCCGTGCCAGAAACGGCGGCGGCGTCGTCGGCGACGACCACGACCCGATGATCTCCCGCGAGATGGACGAGTACGAGATAGCGGACACCGCGACCCCGGACTGGCGTAACTTCGCCATCCCCATCGCCACGATGATCGTCGTCGGCCTCGGCGCGATGTTCTGGCGCGGAAGTCCGGTTATCTCCACCCCGGAAATGAATACCCTGTTCTCGCTCGGCGGGTACGATCTCATCCTTCCGGCGGGTGGAAAGTGGTCGTTCAACATCGGCGGCATCCAACTCGGCCTCGCCTCCTTCTCCGCGCTAGTCGTCGCGTTCGTCCTCTATCGTCTGAAGGGCGACATCCCGAGCAACAAGGACGCCACCGAGGCCATGACGCGCGGATTCAAGGGAATCCTGCTCGCTGCGGTCATCCTCATGTTCGCCAGTTCCATCCAAAACGCCGTGACGGTGCTCGGTATCTCGAAGTTCGTCACGAACTGGTTCACCGGGGTTCCGGCTTTCCTCGTGCCGGTGGCGCTGTTTGCCGTCACCAGCATGGTCAGCTTTTCGGACGGGAGTTCGTGGGCGACCTACGGCATCATGTTCCCCATCGCCATTCCCGTCGCGTTCTCGACGGGCGCGAACCTCCCCCTCGTCATGGGTGCGGTGTTCAGCGGCGGTATCTTCGGCGACCACAGTTCGCCCATCAGCGACACGACGGTGCTCGCCTCCTCGACCAGCGGGAGCGACCACCTCGTCCACGTCAAGACGCAGATTCCCTACGCCCTCATCTGTGCGACGGTTGCGGGTACGTTGTTCCTCCTCCTCGGCTTCGTGCTTCCGGAGAGCTTCCGGATCTTCCCGTACTAA
- a CDS encoding C2H2-type zinc finger protein, translated as MSNDPHQCKVCGATFCTERKLRKHMREQGLVD; from the coding sequence ATGAGCAACGACCCGCATCAGTGCAAGGTGTGTGGGGCGACGTTCTGCACCGAACGGAAACTCCGAAAACACATGCGTGAGCAGGGACTCGTGGACTGA
- a CDS encoding basic amino acid ABC transporter substrate-binding protein: MHRRTFLRGSAGAVAGLTLINNASAQDGGVVRIGSDIPYRPFEYQTATGELVGFDVDIADAIFTGQLDRNYEFVQTSFDTIIPSLNNGNFRVIMSAMTITPERAKQVDFSDPYFTAYQTVLVLKDGGINDLQDLRGQTVAVQKGTTGEQAAEKLKRQFNGNLTIDSYDQIPDAFAALGNNQAAAVINDNTVNAEFAQQNDRVRLLEGEGVAEQQGRENAPPYLTLTVEEYGIAFRKNDNQFRQQVNDALATIQENGTYDEIYDEYFQSVGTDGGTTSG, from the coding sequence ATGCACAGACGGACCTTTCTCAGGGGGAGTGCCGGAGCTGTCGCTGGACTGACGCTCATAAACAACGCGAGCGCTCAGGACGGCGGCGTCGTCAGAATCGGCTCCGACATCCCGTATCGACCGTTCGAATACCAAACAGCGACCGGTGAGCTCGTCGGCTTCGACGTGGATATCGCCGACGCGATTTTCACCGGGCAGCTCGACCGAAACTACGAGTTCGTCCAGACGAGCTTCGACACCATCATTCCGAGCCTCAACAACGGGAACTTCCGCGTCATCATGAGCGCGATGACCATCACGCCCGAACGAGCGAAACAGGTCGATTTCTCCGACCCGTACTTCACGGCGTATCAGACAGTCCTCGTGTTGAAAGACGGTGGCATCAACGATCTGCAGGATTTGCGCGGACAAACGGTTGCGGTACAGAAGGGAACCACCGGCGAACAAGCTGCAGAAAAGTTGAAGCGGCAATTCAACGGAAATCTCACCATCGACAGCTACGACCAGATTCCCGATGCCTTCGCCGCGCTCGGCAACAATCAGGCCGCGGCGGTCATCAACGACAACACAGTCAACGCGGAGTTCGCACAGCAGAACGACCGCGTCAGGTTGTTGGAAGGAGAAGGGGTGGCGGAGCAGCAGGGACGAGAGAACGCTCCACCATACCTCACGCTCACCGTCGAGGAGTACGGCATCGCGTTCCGGAAGAACGACAACCAGTTCCGACAACAGGTCAACGACGCACTGGCGACGATTCAGGAGAACGGCACGTACGACGAAATCTACGACGAATACTTCCAATCGGTGGGAACTGACGGGGGCACGACCAGTGGCTAA
- a CDS encoding reverse transcriptase-like protein has product MAVHGRHPSLRDLFDESPTPHIAHPPHTHHRDFYVATDGSYSHNAGEGGLGVIIETRDGKRVTRLSVPDYDVPDNNVAEYRALHLGLDVLAVRAPANARVGVLVDHDQLAANVNNAVLASNRTDWRPPKPFTVPSAGRFHWRGIRARIAGFGELRAAQIRSDCNPAHPLANAPKEYAHVNREPVRCLLPDAPGSSEPQIPPPSRANRHAGD; this is encoded by the coding sequence ATGGCCGTTCACGGCCGACATCCCTCACTGCGAGATTTGTTCGACGAGTCGCCCACGCCGCACATCGCCCATCCACCCCATACCCACCACCGTGATTTCTACGTCGCCACCGATGGCTCGTACAGTCACAACGCCGGTGAGGGCGGGCTCGGCGTCATCATCGAAACCCGCGATGGCAAGCGTGTCACCCGGCTTTCTGTCCCCGACTATGATGTCCCCGACAACAACGTCGCCGAATACCGAGCACTTCACTTGGGTCTCGACGTGTTAGCCGTTCGCGCCCCCGCGAATGCACGAGTCGGTGTGCTGGTTGACCACGACCAACTCGCCGCCAACGTCAACAATGCGGTGCTCGCCAGCAATCGAACCGACTGGCGACCCCCGAAACCGTTCACCGTTCCCTCTGCGGGGCGATTCCACTGGCGCGGCATCCGTGCCAGAATCGCCGGTTTCGGTGAACTTCGGGCCGCCCAAATCCGGAGCGATTGCAACCCCGCACACCCCTTGGCGAACGCGCCGAAGGAGTACGCGCACGTGAACCGCGAACCGGTGCGGTGCCTGCTCCCCGACGCTCCGGGATCGAGCGAACCACAGATCCCGCCGCCATCCCGGGCGAACAGGCACGCAGGTGATTGA
- a CDS encoding amino acid ABC transporter permease, with the protein MAETYTEQGVERPTEGEEGFLTDRRVKWIGIAVAGLFTASILFFLVLILTQFVDYDLLVTIIPQFVDALLLVLEIIVISSVLSLFFGVLVGLGRVSQTEFTQSIATLYVEFFRGTPLLFQLFVVYIGVPALWTGSVFPISNWSYAAAIIGLTLNHTAYIGEAVKGGINSVAEGQTEAARSLGMSYIDSMRFVILPQAWRNALAAIGNDLIILVKDTSLLTVLAIPELISVFRNVNSATFDAWTPIVVVSVAYLVITVPLGKLVRTLEERSMWGTER; encoded by the coding sequence ATGGCCGAGACGTACACCGAGCAGGGTGTCGAACGTCCGACGGAGGGCGAAGAGGGATTCCTGACCGACCGGCGCGTCAAGTGGATCGGCATAGCGGTGGCGGGCCTGTTCACTGCCAGCATCCTCTTTTTCTTGGTTCTCATTTTGACACAGTTCGTCGACTACGACCTGTTGGTGACCATCATCCCGCAGTTCGTCGATGCGCTCCTTCTCGTGCTCGAAATAATCGTCATCTCGAGCGTCCTGTCGCTCTTCTTCGGCGTGCTCGTCGGATTGGGCCGCGTTTCCCAAACGGAGTTTACGCAATCCATCGCCACGCTGTATGTGGAGTTCTTCCGAGGAACGCCGCTTTTGTTCCAGTTGTTCGTCGTCTATATCGGAGTTCCGGCACTGTGGACGGGGAGCGTCTTCCCGATATCCAACTGGAGCTACGCCGCCGCCATCATCGGATTGACGCTGAACCACACCGCCTACATCGGCGAGGCGGTCAAGGGCGGCATCAACTCCGTCGCCGAAGGACAAACGGAAGCGGCGCGGTCGCTCGGTATGTCGTATATCGACTCGATGCGATTCGTCATCCTGCCACAGGCGTGGCGCAACGCGCTGGCGGCCATCGGTAACGACCTCATCATCCTCGTCAAGGATACGTCGTTGCTGACGGTACTCGCCATTCCCGAACTCATCAGCGTCTTCCGGAACGTCAACAGCGCGACGTTCGACGCGTGGACTCCAATCGTGGTGGTCTCCGTAGCGTACCTCGTCATCACCGTTCCGCTCGGGAAGCTCGTCCGGACGCTGGAAGAGCGTTCCATGTGGGGGACGGAACGATGA
- a CDS encoding M24 family metallopeptidase yields MTKLDRLDALLDARDLQSVWFARPNSFAWLTGGNNVVDREGDVGVAAVGYDGNDLRVVTDTIEAPRLRDEECPGDVSVIAYEWYEKSLAEAVVEHATTPAAADFDVPNFESVTASALRQPLTPDDIEAYRTLGEETAAAVQAICRELEPEDTERDVASAVRGALDARGIETPVTLVGGSERAQQYRHYTPTDSELGNYALVSVTAERGGLHASLTRTVAFDPPEWLESRHQAAATVEATALAATKQAGTEGEAGAKVFEAIRSAYEAVGYEDEWKKHHQGGAAGYAGREWIATPTTDAEIRLPMTFAWNPTVQGAKSEDTVLISEDGMEILTKSGDWPTKAMTAVGREGTIPRPSILHP; encoded by the coding sequence ATGACGAAACTGGACCGTCTCGATGCCCTCCTCGATGCGCGCGACCTCCAGTCGGTTTGGTTCGCACGACCGAACAGTTTCGCGTGGCTTACGGGGGGCAACAACGTCGTCGATCGCGAAGGCGACGTCGGAGTCGCGGCAGTCGGCTACGACGGGAACGACCTTCGCGTCGTCACCGACACTATCGAGGCACCACGTTTACGCGACGAAGAATGTCCGGGTGATGTCTCCGTCATCGCATACGAGTGGTACGAGAAGTCCCTCGCGGAGGCCGTCGTGGAACACGCGACGACGCCCGCAGCCGCGGATTTCGACGTCCCGAACTTCGAATCGGTGACCGCATCCGCACTACGCCAACCGCTGACCCCGGACGATATCGAGGCGTATCGAACCCTCGGCGAGGAAACCGCCGCGGCGGTCCAAGCCATCTGTCGGGAGCTGGAGCCGGAGGATACGGAACGCGACGTGGCGTCTGCCGTGCGCGGCGCGCTCGATGCACGAGGAATCGAGACGCCCGTCACGCTCGTCGGCGGGAGTGAGCGAGCACAGCAGTACCGTCACTACACGCCGACCGATTCGGAGTTGGGGAACTACGCGCTCGTTTCCGTCACTGCGGAACGAGGAGGGCTCCACGCGAGCCTGACTCGAACCGTCGCGTTCGACCCACCGGAGTGGCTCGAATCGCGGCATCAAGCCGCAGCAACGGTCGAAGCGACGGCCCTCGCGGCGACCAAACAGGCCGGGACCGAGGGGGAAGCGGGAGCAAAAGTGTTCGAAGCGATTCGATCGGCGTACGAAGCGGTCGGCTACGAAGATGAGTGGAAAAAACATCATCAGGGTGGGGCCGCAGGCTATGCCGGTCGGGAGTGGATCGCCACGCCGACGACGGATGCCGAAATCCGGCTTCCGATGACGTTCGCGTGGAACCCGACGGTGCAGGGTGCAAAAAGCGAAGATACGGTGCTTATCTCCGAGGACGGGATGGAAATCCTGACGAAATCGGGAGACTGGCCCACGAAAGCGATGACTGCGGTCGGCCGCGAGGGAACGATTCCGCGACCGTCGATACTCCATCCGTGA
- a CDS encoding COX15/CtaA family protein, protein MGSRFRRFAAFTTSLTFALILLGVYTAASGAGLSCSAQWPYCDGGLLPQSIPSFIEWFHRLVAMVTGFFILGTTVGAWKYYDSTRIRVAATIALVVLPVQLLLGGATVLIYGPASQVAHHAAAMIIFASLMATTLWAYEEPDEAATSASESTTGYPSDD, encoded by the coding sequence ATGGGGTCGCGATTCCGGCGCTTTGCCGCGTTCACGACGAGTCTGACGTTCGCTCTCATCCTGCTTGGCGTTTACACCGCCGCGTCGGGAGCGGGCCTCTCGTGTAGTGCTCAGTGGCCGTACTGTGATGGCGGCCTGCTCCCGCAGAGCATTCCGAGCTTCATCGAGTGGTTCCACCGCCTCGTCGCGATGGTGACCGGCTTTTTCATCCTCGGAACGACCGTCGGCGCGTGGAAATACTACGACAGCACCCGTATCCGAGTTGCGGCGACCATCGCGCTGGTCGTCCTCCCGGTGCAGTTGCTCCTCGGCGGTGCAACCGTGCTCATCTACGGCCCTGCTTCGCAGGTGGCCCACCACGCGGCCGCGATGATAATCTTCGCGTCGCTGATGGCAACCACGCTATGGGCGTACGAAGAACCGGACGAAGCAGCGACGTCGGCAAGCGAATCCACCACCGGATACCCATCTGACGACTGA
- a CDS encoding NADP-dependent malic enzyme has translation MGLEEDSLDYHRSDPPGKIEISTTKPTNTQRDLSLAYSPGVAAPCEEIADDAGNAYSYTAKGNLVGVVSNGSAVLGLGDIGAQASKPVMEGKGVLFKRFADIDVFDIELDQESADDIIRTVSAMEPTFGGINLEDIKAPECFEIEERLREEMDIPVFHDDQHGTAIISGAALLNATEINGKRLEELNIVFSGAGASAIATARFYVSLGARRENITMCDSSGIITENRAKRGDINEFKTEFARDIPEGSLADALKGADVFVGLSVGGIVSQEMVRSMADDPIIFAMANPDPEIGYEEAKAARDDMVITATGRSDYPNMVNNVLGFPFIFRGALDVRASDINEEMKIASARALAELAKKDVPDAVVKAYGDQPLQFGPEYIIPKPLDPRVLFEVAPAVAEAAIETGVARSDLNVGEYVETLEARLGKSREMMRVVLNKAKSDPKRVALAEGTDRKMIRAAYQLREEGIADPVLIGGREEIESTAADLGLDFQPEVVDPKNGDYEDYADRLYELRERKGVTRSEAAELVERDSNYFGSVMVEQGDADAMLTGLTHQYPSALRPPLQVIGTAPDVNYAAGVYMLTFKNQVIFCADATVNQAPDEDVLAEVTKQTAKLARRFNVEPRAALLSYSNFGSVDNEGTRKPRDAAKILRDDPEVDFDVDGEMQADTAVVEEILTGTYEFSDLDQPANVLVFPNLEAGNIGYKLLQRLGGAEAIGPMLVGMDKPVHVLQRGDEVKDIVNLAGVAVVDAQKE, from the coding sequence ATGGGACTCGAAGAGGATTCACTCGATTACCACCGGAGCGACCCGCCGGGGAAAATCGAGATATCGACGACGAAACCGACGAATACACAGCGTGACCTGAGCCTCGCATACTCGCCCGGCGTTGCCGCCCCGTGTGAGGAAATCGCGGACGATGCCGGAAATGCGTACAGTTACACCGCGAAAGGAAACCTCGTCGGCGTGGTATCGAACGGGAGCGCCGTCCTCGGACTCGGCGACATCGGCGCACAAGCAAGTAAACCGGTTATGGAAGGAAAGGGCGTCCTGTTCAAACGATTCGCCGATATCGATGTATTCGATATCGAACTCGACCAGGAAAGCGCCGACGACATCATTCGCACCGTGAGTGCGATGGAGCCCACCTTCGGCGGCATCAATCTGGAGGACATCAAAGCACCGGAGTGCTTCGAAATCGAGGAACGACTCCGCGAGGAGATGGATATCCCCGTCTTCCACGACGACCAGCATGGAACTGCCATTATCAGCGGGGCCGCCCTTCTCAACGCGACCGAAATCAACGGGAAACGCTTGGAGGAACTGAACATCGTCTTCTCGGGCGCTGGTGCCAGCGCGATCGCGACAGCCCGGTTCTACGTCTCACTCGGTGCGCGCAGGGAGAACATCACGATGTGTGACTCCTCGGGAATCATCACTGAAAACCGCGCCAAACGAGGCGACATAAACGAGTTCAAAACGGAATTCGCGCGGGACATCCCCGAGGGAAGTCTCGCGGACGCCCTGAAGGGTGCGGACGTGTTCGTCGGCCTCTCGGTCGGCGGCATCGTCAGCCAAGAGATGGTGCGCTCGATGGCCGACGACCCCATTATTTTCGCCATGGCGAACCCCGACCCCGAAATCGGCTACGAAGAGGCAAAAGCGGCACGCGACGATATGGTCATCACGGCGACCGGACGGTCGGACTATCCCAACATGGTCAACAACGTCCTCGGATTCCCGTTCATCTTCCGCGGCGCGCTCGACGTGCGTGCCAGCGACATCAACGAGGAGATGAAAATCGCCTCGGCGCGCGCACTCGCAGAACTCGCCAAGAAGGACGTGCCGGACGCCGTCGTCAAAGCCTACGGCGACCAACCGCTCCAGTTCGGTCCCGAATACATCATCCCGAAACCGCTCGATCCGCGGGTGTTGTTCGAAGTCGCACCGGCGGTCGCCGAGGCCGCCATCGAAACCGGCGTCGCCCGGAGCGACCTCAACGTCGGCGAGTACGTCGAAACGCTCGAAGCACGACTCGGCAAATCTCGCGAGATGATGCGCGTCGTCCTAAACAAGGCGAAAAGCGACCCAAAGCGCGTCGCACTCGCGGAGGGTACGGACAGGAAGATGATTCGCGCGGCCTATCAGCTGCGCGAGGAGGGTATCGCTGACCCCGTCCTCATCGGTGGTCGCGAAGAAATCGAATCCACCGCCGCTGACCTCGGACTCGATTTCCAGCCCGAAGTCGTCGACCCCAAAAACGGCGACTACGAGGACTACGCCGACCGTCTGTACGAACTACGCGAACGAAAGGGGGTTACTCGAAGCGAGGCCGCGGAACTGGTCGAGCGTGACAGCAACTACTTCGGAAGCGTGATGGTCGAACAGGGCGACGCAGACGCGATGCTCACCGGTCTGACTCATCAGTATCCATCCGCACTCCGCCCACCGTTGCAGGTCATCGGCACCGCTCCGGACGTGAACTACGCCGCCGGAGTGTACATGCTCACGTTCAAGAATCAGGTCATCTTTTGCGCCGATGCCACGGTGAATCAGGCACCTGACGAGGACGTGCTGGCGGAAGTGACGAAGCAGACCGCAAAACTCGCGCGTCGGTTCAACGTCGAACCGAGGGCCGCACTGCTCTCGTACTCAAACTTCGGCAGCGTGGACAACGAAGGGACTCGTAAACCGCGAGACGCGGCAAAGATACTCCGCGACGACCCCGAAGTCGATTTCGACGTCGATGGCGAGATGCAGGCCGACACCGCAGTCGTCGAGGAAATCCTCACCGGAACCTACGAGTTCTCAGACCTGGACCAACCAGCGAACGTGCTCGTCTTCCCGAACCTCGAGGCGGGTAACATCGGCTACAAACTCCTCCAGCGACTCGGCGGCGCGGAGGCCATCGGGCCGATGCTCGTCGGCATGGACAAACCGGTCCACGTCCTCCAACGCGGCGACGAAGTGAAGGACATCGTCAACCTGGCAGGCGTGGCGGTCGTGGACGCACAGAAAGAATAG
- a CDS encoding amino acid ABC transporter ATP-binding protein — MSVPEVEYDHVDKYFGETHVLKDVSLAVDDGEVVVIVGPSGSGKSTLLRCTNRLEEIQNGEIRIEGQAITDPDVDVNELREHIGMVFQSFNLFPHKTAVENVALAPKVVKGFDDGGAEKWARAMLDRVGLSDQADKYPNQLSGGQQQRVAIARALAMDPSVMLFDEVTSALDPELVGEVLEVMRNLAEEGMTMLVVTHEMGFAREVGDRVVLMSEGRIVESGPPRDFFANPETERARRFLARVH, encoded by the coding sequence ATGAGTGTCCCCGAAGTGGAGTACGATCACGTTGACAAGTATTTCGGCGAGACACACGTGTTAAAGGACGTCAGTCTCGCCGTCGATGACGGCGAAGTGGTCGTCATCGTCGGCCCGAGCGGAAGTGGGAAATCCACGCTCCTGCGCTGTACGAATCGACTCGAAGAGATTCAGAACGGCGAAATCAGAATCGAAGGACAGGCGATCACCGACCCGGACGTGGACGTGAACGAACTCCGGGAACATATCGGAATGGTGTTCCAGAGTTTCAACCTGTTTCCGCACAAAACGGCGGTGGAGAACGTCGCCCTCGCACCGAAAGTCGTCAAGGGATTCGACGATGGGGGTGCGGAGAAGTGGGCGAGGGCCATGTTGGACCGCGTCGGCCTTTCCGACCAAGCCGACAAATATCCGAACCAGCTTTCGGGCGGCCAGCAACAGCGCGTGGCAATCGCCCGTGCGCTGGCGATGGACCCGAGCGTCATGTTGTTCGACGAAGTCACCAGCGCGCTCGACCCGGAACTCGTCGGCGAGGTGCTCGAAGTCATGCGAAACTTGGCGGAGGAGGGGATGACCATGCTCGTCGTCACGCACGAGATGGGGTTCGCCCGCGAAGTCGGCGACCGCGTAGTGTTGATGTCCGAGGGGCGCATCGTGGAATCGGGGCCGCCGCGGGACTTCTTCGCCAATCCCGAGACCGAGCGTGCGAGACGATTCCTCGCACGAGTCCATTAA
- a CDS encoding replication factor C large subunit: MVDWTEKYRPSTLSEVRGNNKARDKLHEWAKTWEEHGDAVIVHGSPGVGKTSAAHALANDMGWPTIELNASDQRTGDVIQRVAGEAAKSGTLTGGTGGRRVVIMDEADNLTHNADRGGSRAITDVVKSASQPLILIANEFYDMSNSLRNACETIEFRDVSARSITPALRDICRQENIEYEPEALEAIAENDSGDLRSAVNDLQAVATSNGTLTADDVVTAERDTTSGIFDFLDDLIKNEDAEGALKASYDVDETPDNLLNWIEDNVPKDYDGEELADAYGFMANADRWLGRVRATQNYRYWRYATDNATAGVAASRRGKKGGWTRYGPPSYWRKLGSSKGARNTRDYIARKIAEESGISMSTARREVIPYLAEMTHHCKNRELTVTMAARYDMEAKHVSFITGSGKDTNKVQQIVEDAEESKEKAAVEHSGGAFDGSFASESDEEENSEAGESDESENEDPKDAENEQGAETRSEDDGQSGLGDFM, encoded by the coding sequence ATGGTAGACTGGACGGAGAAGTATCGCCCGAGTACGCTCTCGGAGGTGCGCGGGAACAACAAGGCCCGGGATAAACTGCACGAGTGGGCCAAAACCTGGGAAGAACACGGGGACGCCGTCATCGTCCACGGCAGTCCCGGCGTCGGGAAGACGTCGGCAGCCCACGCGCTGGCGAACGATATGGGATGGCCGACCATCGAACTGAACGCCAGCGATCAGCGGACGGGCGACGTGATACAACGCGTCGCGGGAGAGGCGGCGAAAAGCGGCACACTGACGGGTGGGACGGGGGGAAGGCGCGTCGTTATCATGGACGAGGCGGACAATCTGACGCACAACGCGGACCGCGGCGGCTCGCGTGCGATTACGGACGTCGTGAAATCGGCGAGTCAACCGCTCATCCTCATCGCGAACGAGTTCTACGATATGTCGAACTCCCTGCGAAACGCCTGTGAAACCATCGAGTTCCGGGACGTGTCGGCCCGAAGCATCACGCCAGCCCTCCGAGATATCTGCCGTCAGGAGAACATCGAGTACGAACCCGAGGCGTTGGAAGCCATCGCGGAAAACGACAGCGGCGACCTCCGTTCCGCGGTGAACGACCTCCAAGCCGTCGCAACGTCGAACGGAACACTCACCGCGGACGACGTCGTGACCGCCGAGCGCGACACGACGAGCGGGATCTTCGACTTTCTGGACGATCTCATCAAAAACGAGGACGCGGAGGGCGCGTTGAAGGCATCCTACGACGTGGACGAGACGCCAGACAACCTGCTCAACTGGATCGAGGACAACGTTCCGAAGGATTACGACGGCGAAGAACTCGCTGACGCCTACGGTTTCATGGCGAACGCCGACCGCTGGTTGGGTCGCGTTCGAGCCACCCAGAACTACCGATACTGGCGCTACGCGACCGACAACGCGACCGCGGGAGTCGCCGCATCACGTCGCGGTAAGAAGGGTGGATGGACGCGCTACGGACCGCCGAGTTACTGGCGCAAGCTCGGCAGTTCGAAGGGCGCGCGAAACACCCGTGACTACATCGCGCGAAAAATCGCCGAGGAGAGTGGTATCAGCATGAGCACGGCCCGGCGGGAGGTCATCCCGTATCTCGCGGAGATGACCCACCACTGCAAGAATCGGGAGCTGACGGTGACGATGGCGGCGCGCTACGACATGGAAGCAAAGCACGTCTCGTTCATCACGGGGAGCGGAAAGGACACGAACAAAGTCCAGCAGATCGTGGAAGACGCCGAGGAATCGAAGGAGAAGGCCGCCGTCGAACATTCGGGTGGCGCGTTCGATGGGAGCTTCGCCTCGGAATCGGACGAGGAGGAGAATTCGGAAGCGGGCGAATCCGACGAATCGGAAAACGAGGACCCGAAAGACGCCGAAAATGAGCAGGGAGCCGAAACCCGGAGCGAGGACGACGGACAGTCCGGCCTCGGCGACTTCATGTGA